The sequence CTAACTACTTGATGACCTGCTTCAGGTATCGCCTTTTGATAATACGATAATTCTGTTGAATATCATCCGAAACCGCAAATTGATACACAGCAATTTTCACATCATCAGAGACTGATCCATTCCGCTAAGAGCTGTATTTCTCCGGCGTTAAAATGATTTCAGGGAAATTGTACCGGTTAAATTTTTATTACAGCTTCCTTGCCTTTATAACAAAGGTTACAGGAAACATCATAGCCCTTCGGGCAAATTCACTGTTATCCCTCTGTATGATTTCATCATCAGACTCCTCAATCATTTATTCTATAATAAACCCAGCTTTTGACAAAGCATTGACATAGGTCGATAACTTTCGGTCAGATAACGTCAGTGTACTTTCGCCAAAAGATAATGAATACCAAGATTCATCGAAATAGCATTTTTTAGAAACTCAAATTATGTATGCCCTGTATTATTTTTCATATTAATATGGAACATAAGGCAAAATCGCCCATGTAACATCATGAGCGGAAATATTTCTGCGTTCCAAGTACTTGTATCCAACGGTTGCTTGTCCACATGGGTACTTTTTGCAATCAAAGCAAGTTTTAAGCTGTTCGGTATGTAAACATTTTAACGGCTCACACAACTCATTTCCTTCACGACGACAATGACAACCGGTAGTATCACAACCGGTGCATCGCATATCCCAGGAAGATACGCCATACACGGCATTTTCTTTTGGAAATGGCTTGCGGTTCGGCTTTTTCTTAATAAGTATCAGCTTTTTGACAGCTTCCAGAGTTTTTAAATCATCTACTCGAATTAACAGCCATTTACCATCGTGCAGGGTGCGTTCACGTTCATAAGCTGTTGTATCTCAAGCGGGAACTCATGCTTTACTGCTTCAAACTTTTCTCTTTCGGCTTTACCGAGGACAATCAGGAAATCATAATGATCTTCGTGCCTCCCAAAGAACATAAAATCGTCCTCAATCAGTATAACCATATGGCTTTTTAACGCCTTCCGCGTATAAGGCTCCGCAATTTATCGTGTTATATATTTTTTGGTTTCCGACGGTTCCCCTGAAAATATAAAAAGGCATCTAGGATAATTTACTAAGTATTTTTTATTCGGCCATCAATTTATTTAACTACAATCAGCTCATAATCCCGCGTACCCAAACCGATTCTCTCCGCGTGCTCCAAACAGGAACGCCATTCGGATTCGGGCGTGGTGTTGATGAAGTGGTCATGATGGTCAACAAAGTCCGGTTTATTCATGTTGTCGGTCAGGCGGCTTCCCGGAAGTGGTGTAGCTTTCAGACATGCGTCTACACACGCTTGATCCAATGCTACCGGGTCAAAGGACGCAAACATACCCAAATCTGGTAAAATAGGCACGTCATTTTCCCCATGACAGTCGCAGTAAGGGGATACATCCACCACCAGGGAAATATGGAAGCAAGGACGGCCGTCCACCACTGCCTTGGCGTATTCCGCCATACGACAGTTTAACTGCTCGATGGCAGCATCGTCTTCAAATGAAATAGCATCAAAATTACACGAACCAAGGCAACGACCACAGCCCACGCAATTTTCCTTATCAACCGTCATCTTTTTGTGAACTGTGTCAAATACTAAAGCGTTGTTGGCACACTCTTTCAGACAACTGCGGCAGCCCCGGCACAAATGCTGATCGATATGCGGCTTGCCATTACTGTGCTGTTCCTTTTTCCCTGCGCGGGAGCCACAGCCCATGCCTATGTTTTTAATCGCTCCGCCGAAACCAGTCATCTCATGCCCCTTGAAATGAGTCAGACTGATGAACACGTCGGCATCCATAATGGCCCGCCCGATTCTGGCTTCCTTTACATATTGTCCTCCCTTTACAGGTACTGCGATATCATCGGTACCCTTTAGTCCATCCCCGATCAGAATAGGACATCCTACTGTCAGCGGTGTAAAGCCGTTTTCCCATGCACACTCCAAATGCTCAAGGGCATTTTTTCGTTTTCCGGGATACATAGTATTGCAGTCGGTCAAAAAAGGCTTGCCGCCCAGCTCCTTTACAACGTCAACCACAGCCCTGGCATAATTGGGACGAAGATAGCTGATATTTCCCAGCTCACCAAAATGCATCTTGATAGCGACAAACTTGCCGTCCATATCTATCTGACTGATACCGGCTTTTTTTATGAGTTTCTTAAGTTTTGTAGGCAGTCCGTCTCCGAAAGGCACCGTGCGAAAATCCGAAAAATAAACCTTTGCTTTTTCCATTTATTGCTCGCTCCTTTTATTGAAATTATTGTCTATATATATTCGCCTATTTTATAACCAACGCAAATGTCCAAGCTGTTTTGTCAGCAGACACTGACTCTATTCCATCACACTTAGAACACTCTCACAGGCTTTTTTTCGAGAATCGAAAAGTGTATAATCTATCCCGTCTCTTCAGTAAATCCCTTACTTACTTGTGTTAATTAAATTATACCGATAAAATTACTTATTTGGAATGGGAACAAAAAAATTATTAGTAGTTGAATTGCGCATTATTTTTGTGTTTTGTTTTTATTGGTACTAAACGGTGGTATATTTATTACAGGTCTTTTATAACATGTTGGAAAGTTTCTAAATAAATTTAAATGAACGGAGGAGTATTAAATGAAGAAAGTTGCAAAATTAAGTTTTTTTTATAGTATGTTGGGATTGTTTTTTGGAGCTTTTTACAGGGAATTCACAAAAATAAACGGCTTTACAGGAAAAACTGTCTTAAGCGGTGTGCATCCTCATATATTAGTTTTAGGCGCAATTTTCTTCTTAATTGTATTATTACTGGAAAAATCCTTTGAATTAAGTAAGAACAAGAATTTTAACAAATTCTTTATAACTTACAATATCGGACTTTTATTATCATTTATAATGATGGCTATACGTGGATGTATTGAGGTATTAAAACTTGAAATATCAACAGTGATAGATTCTTCGATTTCCGGTATGGCAGGCTTAGGTCATATTATTATGACAATAGCTTACATCTTATTCTTCATAATATTACTTAATAGAATCAATGTCGCTGATAATAATAAAATAAAGTAGACTGTAAATATGATTTATACCCTTTTTGTAAATGTCAATAAAAATTTTGCTGTTTCAATACATTTCATTATCTCATTTCCTGCCATTTTGCAGGAAAAACCCGCTTTTAGCTTTTGGCAATAAAATATCCTGAAACGCCTTATCATGCTCGATAAGGAAAGATTCTTCAAATCCTTTTTCAGCATTACTGATAAAATACGACTTTATATATTTTATTGTATCTGACGGAGCTTCCAAAATGGTTTCACCGATTTCAATTGCACGCTGTAACAGGTCAGAGCTATTTGTAATTTCGCTCACTAATCCAATACGTAATGCCTCTTTTGCATCAATTTTACGACCTGTCAGGCAGAGTTCCCGCGCGATACCGTCTTTAACTATCCATCTTAGAGGAGTATAAAGCGGAGGTGCACCAAATTTTACTTCGGGATGCCCAAATGTTGCAGAATCGGAACATATCCGTATATCACAAAGGGTTGCCAAATCAAATCCACCACCCATTGCCGCTCCGTTTATAGCGGCAATCGTTGGTTTTGAAAATTTCCAAATATACCTGTGATATTTTGAGGAAGATTCAAAAAGTGCATCAAATATAGAAGGATTATTAAACTCATTTAAATCGAACCCGGCTGAAAATGAACTTCCTGCTCCGGTAAATATTACAACGTTTATATCTGATGACTGCTCCAATTCACATAAACAATCAGAAATCTCAATTCTCATCTGAATGTTTATGGCATTTCGTTTCTCAGGGCGGTTTAAGGTAATTAACCCTATGCCGTCTTTCACCTGTCTGTACTGAATAGTGCTATATTTCATTCTGTACCTCCATTTTTTATATGTTCTGTGTGTTTTTTTCAATTCATTCGTCGTTAAGACGCTGCCGAATCTCATTGCCTGGGTAATTAAAATTGCTTAGTGAAGCTGTTTGGCACTAATTGTGCCTACATTATTTGAAACATTCATGTATCTTATATTAATAATTCTTCGCCGAGTTTGGAAAACCGTAATCTTGATACTCCAACAATTATTTAATAGCAGCAATTACAGAGAATTTATGATAAGAATACAAACATTTCACCTCTGAAAAATTACATTTATATAACATCTCAATCTCTGTTTCAACCGAGCACTCCTTATCTAATTTTCTGCGTTCTTTCCACAGTTCGATATCCCGATCCGTCAATCCGCTGTTATATAATTGCTTTTCCCAATATGAATCAAACCACTTATTCATATTAGATGTTCCTGCACAAAACTGATCATAATTAACGAACACTCCACCTAGCGGCAGCTTATTGTAAATGTTCCTGAACAATTCTTCTTTTTGCATATCCTCCAGATGGTGAATTGATAATGCTGATATAATAGCATCAAAATTTCCCTCCGGAAGGTCCTTTGAATAATCTAATATTTTATGCTGTATTCTGTCAATCCCCGCAAATCTTTTTCTTGAGATTTCCAGCATTTCATCGGCAATATCAACTAATACATATTCCGCTGACGGGCATTCTTTATACCAATAATATGTAAGTAATCCTGTTCCGGCTCCCAGATCCAACACACGACTCGGTGTATCAATATTGGAAATAATCAGTTTGGTAATGCTTTCATAATAATCATCAAAGCAAGGAATAAACTTCCTACGATTACAATCATACTCTTTTGCAATCAAATTAAACTGTTCTTCTATAGTCATAACTTTTCCTCCCAAGTTTATTAGAAAAGCGTCCGGTTTAATAAATGAGAATTTTATCTTTCATCCTTGTACAATTAATATTGTTATTTCATCAGTGACTTTTGCCACTGTTCGACCCTGTTAACATAATGTCATATTTGTTGCTTTTCTAAACATCAAGCACTTCTATGTGCCATCCCCTAGGGGATGGCGGTGGCTTTCAAATCCTGCCGCCTGCGGTTCCCCATCTATGACCGCTTGCTAGCTTTCGTCTGGCCTGAACCTTGTCAATCATGTATAATATTTTCCGGACTTGGAGAGTGTTTGTAATCACTCCTGGGACGGACCTTATTGGGCCGACTACCCGTAAGAAAGAGTATTTATCCATTCCGGTAAGTCTAAATGATTTGGCTGGTTGAGGCCAGCATTTCAGCTGGCTCCTCGTGTCACACGCAAGGTTGTTTACTTACATGAGAAGGAATGGAGTCTTTTAAGTCCATTAATCTTATAAAGGAGGCATTTTTATGAATTTTAGACCCATCGCCGGAATCGATGTCGGCAAGTTCTTCAGTGAGATGGCAATTCTTTCTCCATCCAATGAAGTAATTGCCCGCATGAAGATCCGCCATGATTCCAGTACTGACGTTGAAAGAGCCGTTGAATTACTGAAAAAAACGGAAAAGGACTTTGATTCTAGGCCTTTCGTCGTCATGGAATCCACTGGGCACTATCACAAAATCCTTTTCCATTCACTTTATAAAGCTGGATTTGAGGTTTCTGTCATAAACCCCATCCAAACTGATTCTATCAAAAATATTGGAATAAGGAAAGTGAAAAATGATAAAGTGGATGCCCGGAAAATTGCTCTGCTATACAGATTTCAGGAGCTTAAAACTACCAATATCCCCGACGAGGATATTGAATGTCTGCGAAGCCTTTGCCGCCAGTACTACAAGCTCTCTGACGAACTTACTGCTTACAAAAACAGGCTTATGGGTATTGTTGACCAACTCATGCTAAACTTCAAGGATGTATTCCCTAATATCTTTTCAAAGGCTGCTCTTGCAGTATTGGAGAAATATCCTGCACCTGCGCATATTCTTAAAGCGAACAGAAACAAGTTGATTGCACTGATACAGAAGAATTCCCGCAGAAGCCTTAAATGGGCAACTGCAAAGTATGAGCTTTTGAATTCCAAGGCCAAAGAATTTGCACCTTTAAGCATTAGTAACTCTTCAAATGTTGCCATGCTTGGTGTGTATATCTCTATGATTAAAACCTTGGAAGAAAACCTTGAGAAAGTCCTCAAAGCCATTCGTTCATTGATTATTGAAGATATGGCAAAGGACATGCCCATGCTGGCACTGACTCTCGAGCTTCTACAAAGCATTCCAGGTATAGGACTTATCTCTGCTGTTACCATTCTGGCTGAAATTGGCGACTTTTCAGCCTTTTCAAAGCCAGGCAAGCTAGTTGCTTATTTCGGTATTGACCCCTCTGTAATGCAGTCCGGAGAGTTTACCGGCACACAAAACAAGATGTCAAAAAGGGGGTCAAGACTGCTTCGCAGAGTACTTTTCACAATTGCTCTTGCTAATATCCGCACCAAGCGGGACAAAACAGCTTGCAACCCTGTACTGATGGAATATTACAAAAACAAATGCCAGAGCAAGCCCAAGAAAGTAGCTTTGGGGGCTGTTATGCGTAAGCTTGTTAATTATATTTTTGCTGTTCTTAGGGATAGAAAGCCTTACGAATTACGTTCTCCCCAAGAGCACGCGCAAATGCTTGCAGCGAAGCACACAGCAGCTTAGTAGTACTTGTACTCGATGTTTAGTTTTCAAAAATCAATTTACTATTTCAGGCCAGCTATTTTATGTCTACTAATCTTAGGTGGTCTTGTCGTTGTGCCTTTTTTCGCTGTCAGGAGTTTTAGAAAATTCTTAAAATTTTTTCTTAAAAACTCTTGACTTTAATTAGCTGGTCTTTCTTATTTTTTATTTATTATCTCAGATTATTGACCAAATTGCCAATACTTTAAAATATCGAACCTATTTTTCGAGTCCAGTCAACCGGAAATCAACTCAATGTCGTCACCATACATTTTCCAGTTTAGTATACCTTTCATTTTAATTTTCATTTAACTCAGATCTGTTTCACCCGTTTTCATGTTTCTTCCAGGATATCCTTTCGGTATATCTTGTTATACAACGCATGGAATTATCTCTTTCGGTCAGCTTTAGCTGCAAGGTATAGTCTGTTTTGGAAGTCTCGTACTTTTCCACGGGTGTTAATAGCTTTATCGGCAATCACCGGCACTTTTCTCCTTTACAGACTTGAATAAAATTCTTAGGTCAACGCACAACAGTTTTTTGCTTACATGTTTCAAGTCCGCCGCAGGGTTATGGAATAAGAGGCTTAAGGTAGCTTTTGATATTGATCCTTTGAATAATTTGATACCAATAAGAGAAAAATAGCGTTAAAAAAGAAAGAATCGTGATAGAGAAAATCCGATGTTCTTTGATAAAGGAGATTACTCAGAGCACAACACCTTTTCTATTTCAGAACTGTTTGCCCACATGCCCATCGACCTTCTGTCGGCAAACTTTGGAGTGCCTGAAGAAACCTTTAAAAACATTCCTAAAAAAGAAGTATATATTACAGACAGTGGCGACCCAGGAACCCTGGAATCCCAGACCGTAGATTCTCCTACAGGGAAAGTTCCTCTTTCATACAATACAAGCATGAGCTTTGCAAGGTACCGCCAATCAAAGGTGACGGAAGAACCATTCAAATTCTTGACAGTCGCAATTTTCCTGCCTGCAAAACTGTAGCAGCAGCTCTCGTAACAGTAGAACCAGGTGCTATGAGGAAGATACATTCGCATACCAATCAGGATGAATTCCAATATTATATTAGGGACAAATATTATAAGGGCAGGGCAAGAATGACAGAATTTATGCCGGATTCCAAAGCCCGTACTTTCAACTATAGTCCGGGAGATGTAGGCTATGTCCCGGTAGGCGGGTTCCATTATGTGCAGAACATTGGCGATGAACCTCTGTAATTTCTTGAGGTCTTTAACAGCGAACATTTTGCTGATGTATCACTTGCTCAATGGCTCGCAATAACTCCACGTGAAGTGGTGAAATCAGTATTGAACCTTCCTGATGAGTTCCTTGATAATTTACGCAAAGAAAGAAATCCCGTGGTGAAATACAAAGGTTTTGAATTTCCGCCTGCCAAAAACACACCACAGAACGTCTGCTACTTTAAGGATTTTGATTTCAACGCACCTGCTGACCCGGACGACAAAAACTTTTCTGTTTGAATTGGTGTTTTTTGAAAGAAGCTTTCAGTAATTCTTCAGGTGTTTTATTTCCTTCTTCAAAATCTTTTTCTATTCTTGCTATTTTCTTCTCCCTTTTTTCGATAAATAGTTTTGTTTCAGGATCAATTTTTCCATCCGGAAATGCTTTTTTCAAATCCCTTAAAGCCGTCTTAGCAGAAATTAAAGCACACTTTAATTCTTCCGCAAATTCTTCTTGAGTTTTTACTTTCCAAACAAGCTTTTCAATTTCAAGGCTTTTTTTCTTTAATTCATTTGCTTTCTTTGTTCTTTCTTCATCGTCTTTTATGTCATAAAGAGTACTCTTTTCGCTCTCAAATTCCTTTTTCATATTATCATACAATATTCTTTTTATTTATTAATATCAACAATTCAATCTGTTGTACTACCTGATAGTTTACAAGTTCAAGGAATATTATGGCAAGTTAAGAAGCGTTGTGATTATTCCAACTGCGGTAAAGACAATTACAAAAGTTAAGAACGCATAGTAAACACCAATTATTCCATAATTATAATAATCACCGGTCCCAAAGAATATAGTAAGTGTCGATGATCTTTCGGATGTCAACATCATAGAAATCTAACCCAAGTCTTTCCAGTCCCCTGTTTTGCCTAAAGCTGTATAATTTAGTGTATAATATTGACCCTCTCCGACCCACATTACAGGTGCAGCCATGCGTAACCGTTCATCTACACTTATTGAATTATCTTTAAGTTCTTTGGCTACTAATGTATTGCGAATTTTACACAGAAAAACCTCGGCGTCATGCAGCAGTACGGATTGCTGAACTTCAAGCTCAAATACCCACGGACTGTTCTTTAATACCGGAACATTCAATACCGCACCACGTTCGACTTCAATTGGAATGTTCATTTTCCCGCTATTATATCCTTCCGTGTTGCCCAAATAATCCGCAAGATGCAGCAAGGATTCGCTGACAAGGTTGGCAGAAAACACTTTGTTTGCCCGGATACGATCTTTCGTTAATTTTTCACCGGCAATGCAAGCCATAACCCCCAATTCGCCACTCCAACAATAACTAAACCAGCAAAACAAACCAAAGTTCGGTGTTCCGTCCTCTTTATATGTACCATACAGAAACAATGTTTGCGGACATAATTTATTCTCCGGACCGATAGATATTTTTTCCATTATTCTTATACTCCTTCATTTTTAAGATTTTTGATGATTCGTCTGAGTTGGTTCTTAAAACCGATGATTTCATCATCCGTGGAACCATCATAAAATATTTAAAACACCATATACTTTTTTGTCTTATCAAGATGGGCTGTTCATCCATTTGAACAGTATTCATCTAAATTTCAGGCTCTTTACATATCTTGGAGTTATACATCTTTTCAAGATATTATAAATCAGTGTATCATAGGTTTAAAATTCTCTCAATAAATTTTTTCAATAGATTTTTAAAGTATCGCTTTAATTATTTAATAAGTTAAATACACAAAAAAGAAAGGATATATTGTTATATACACATAATACATCCTTTCCTTCGCTTTTACTTCCATCACTTAATAAACTTAACTTTTTCATCCATTGAATTTCTTGCGGAGGCATTTGTTGTGGCATCAACGGAATCATCATTATGTCCAATTTTCGCTCCATATCCCAATGCAAGTGCAGCAATAGACATTGCCTCAGTTGCAAGACCACAGTCAAAGAAATCACTTTTTAGGGACAGTAAATTTGCTCATATCGTTATTTTCATGTCTCAGTAAAGCAACCTTATTGCTTATTCCCCCGCCATAGCCTGTAAGTGAACTGTTAGCCCCTACAACCCTATGGCAAGGTATAATAATGCAAATAGGATTCCACCCTACAGCTCTGCCAACAGCACGGGATGACATTTTTGCCGTACCGCGCTTTTTTGCTATTACTTTGGCAATTTCACCATAGGTTCTTGTCTCGCCAAAAGGTATCTCAAGCATTCTATCAATTACTTCCCGGCGGAAATCCGTAAGGTTGGCAATTCTATATTTAGGAATGAAATCAGGGCTTTTACCGCTGAAATAAATATCAAGCCATTTTATAGTATCCTCAAACACCGGAAGTAGTTTTTCCTCACAATCAGAAATATGCTTTGAAGCACCTCTTGACCCATCAAACCACAAGCCGGTGAGATATTCGCCGTCACTGGTCATTAACATGTCGGAAAAACCGTCCGGTGTTTTATAATAGTATTTATAAATCATTTTTTCACCTCAATTAAAACCTTTTTTCAGCAGGTTTAATCTACATCCGTTTTATAAGCTCAAATTCATCCCTGATGGGTCTACCATCACTACCGATTAAAGGTATATCCGGTTTTATCTTTCTTGCTTTTTCAACCGCATCATTAATTATTTTCGACAGAATAAAGCCTCACTTCACCTTTTTGGTGAGATTCTTTTTTCTTTTATTATTATATCTGTTTGTTTTTCAAGGTCAAAACTATTTTTAAATTGAGCAGTTTTTCGGTATTATATGAATATATTCTGTAACTTCCCGGAAATGAGCGGTTAATTGTCCAGTTTTGCAGGAATCACCGCACCGTTATAAGTATCCGTTATGTACTGCCTGACATCTTCAGACTGCAGAGCTTTCACCAAAGCGACAATGGCAGGATTATTCAAGTCTTCTTCCCGAACGGCAATGATATTGGCATAAGGACTATCGCTTCCTTCGCTGAAGAGCCTTGCTGAAGTAATTTTTGCTTCCAGGGCCTTATTTGTGTTGGTGATAAAGAAATCATAGTCGTCTTTTGTGGGAATGATCTGTGCCGAGTCAAGCTCGACAATCCTTATCGGACGCAGATATTCTGCGATATCTGAGACCGAAGCAGTAAGAGAGTTTGCAGTTTGGGGATTAAGCTTGATAAATCCGTTTTCTTCAAGGATGCGCAAAGCCCGGTATTCGTTGGTACCGTCATTGGGAATTGCTACAACTGCATTATCCGGTATCTCTTCTTTAGAACTGTATTTGTCGGAATATGCTGTAATGGGTTCCACATGGATATCTCCCGCATTTACAAGGTTATATCCGTTTACTTTGTTCCACTCCTTAAGATAGGGCTCATGCTGAAAAAAGTTAAAATCAATTTCTCCTTTTGCAAGTTTTTCGTTGGTAGTGTTATCTGCAGCTGTTGCAACCAACTCTACAATAATACCTTGCTCTTTCAGCCTGGGAGCCACGTATTCAATGAGTTCGGAATGGGGAACCAAATCGGCGATACCCTTAATTGTTATTGTTTCTTGAGAAGGTGATGGATTTGCATTGCTGTCAGAAGCCGGGATATCCGAAGAAACGGTTGATTTTTTCGAATCCCCTTCTTTGCTGCATCCGGCAAGAAGGCCCAATGCTAATATCAATGTAAGGATAATAAGGATCACATTGTGTTTTTTCATTTTCAATCTCCTCCAATCTAATTAAATTAAATTTCTTTTTTTCAGGATTTGCTTGGATGTAAAGTTTCCAATCCACTGAACCAGTTGGACAAGGGCAATCAAAACATAGACGGATGCAAACAAAACATCATGCTGAAAACGCTGGTAGCCAAACCTTACTGCTATATCTCCGATGCCTCCGGCTCCAAACATACCCGCAAGCGCGGTCATGGAAATTACGGCAATGACAGCCACTGTAAACCCACGGATTAAGGAAGGTAAAGTTTCAGGAATTAATATGCGAAAAATTATTTGAAAATTAGTGCTGCCGATGGACTTTGCGGCCTCAATCTTTCCTTTTGAAATCTCAAGCAGACTGTTTTCGACAATTCTTGCATACATGGGGATACAGCTGGCAGCGATGGATATGATGCAAGCGTTGGTGCCGTAAGATTTTCCGAAAAAAAGCCGAGCCACCGGAATCATCAGAATGATCATGATCATTTGGGGAAGGGAACGCAGTGCGTTAATCAGCCAGCCCGACCCGGTATATAAAATTTTCATGGGCACCAAACCGTCCGGATTGGTTACGGTAAGCAGAATGCCGAGCAAAAGGCCGAACACCAGCATTATGATAGAAGACACTACTGTCATATATAGTGTTTCTCCAACAGCGGGAACCAGCCTTACCCATATATCCGGTGCAAAA comes from Acetivibrio thermocellus ATCC 27405 and encodes:
- a CDS encoding DUF3795 domain-containing protein, producing MRCTGCDTTGCHCRREGNELCEPLKCLHTEQLKTCFDCKKYPCGQATVGYKYLERRNISAHDVTWAILPYVPY
- a CDS encoding DUF362 domain-containing protein, with product MEKAKVYFSDFRTVPFGDGLPTKLKKLIKKAGISQIDMDGKFVAIKMHFGELGNISYLRPNYARAVVDVVKELGGKPFLTDCNTMYPGKRKNALEHLECAWENGFTPLTVGCPILIGDGLKGTDDIAVPVKGGQYVKEARIGRAIMDADVFISLTHFKGHEMTGFGGAIKNIGMGCGSRAGKKEQHSNGKPHIDQHLCRGCRSCLKECANNALVFDTVHKKMTVDKENCVGCGRCLGSCNFDAISFEDDAAIEQLNCRMAEYAKAVVDGRPCFHISLVVDVSPYCDCHGENDVPILPDLGMFASFDPVALDQACVDACLKATPLPGSRLTDNMNKPDFVDHHDHFINTTPESEWRSCLEHAERIGLGTRDYELIVVK
- a CDS encoding DUF2871 domain-containing protein, with translation MKKVAKLSFFYSMLGLFFGAFYREFTKINGFTGKTVLSGVHPHILVLGAIFFLIVLLLEKSFELSKNKNFNKFFITYNIGLLLSFIMMAIRGCIEVLKLEISTVIDSSISGMAGLGHIIMTIAYILFFIILLNRINVADNNKIK
- a CDS encoding enoyl-CoA hydratase/isomerase family protein, which codes for MKYSTIQYRQVKDGIGLITLNRPEKRNAINIQMRIEISDCLCELEQSSDINVVIFTGAGSSFSAGFDLNEFNNPSIFDALFESSSKYHRYIWKFSKPTIAAINGAAMGGGFDLATLCDIRICSDSATFGHPEVKFGAPPLYTPLRWIVKDGIARELCLTGRKIDAKEALRIGLVSEITNSSDLLQRAIEIGETILEAPSDTIKYIKSYFISNAEKGFEESFLIEHDKAFQDILLPKAKSGFFLQNGRK
- a CDS encoding class I SAM-dependent methyltransferase — protein: MTIEEQFNLIAKEYDCNRRKFIPCFDDYYESITKLIISNIDTPSRVLDLGAGTGLLTYYWYKECPSAEYVLVDIADEMLEISRKRFAGIDRIQHKILDYSKDLPEGNFDAIISALSIHHLEDMQKEELFRNIYNKLPLGGVFVNYDQFCAGTSNMNKWFDSYWEKQLYNSGLTDRDIELWKERRKLDKECSVETEIEMLYKCNFSEVKCLYSYHKFSVIAAIK
- a CDS encoding IS110-like element ISCth8 family transposase; translated protein: MNFRPIAGIDVGKFFSEMAILSPSNEVIARMKIRHDSSTDVERAVELLKKTEKDFDSRPFVVMESTGHYHKILFHSLYKAGFEVSVINPIQTDSIKNIGIRKVKNDKVDARKIALLYRFQELKTTNIPDEDIECLRSLCRQYYKLSDELTAYKNRLMGIVDQLMLNFKDVFPNIFSKAALAVLEKYPAPAHILKANRNKLIALIQKNSRRSLKWATAKYELLNSKAKEFAPLSISNSSNVAMLGVYISMIKTLEENLEKVLKAIRSLIIEDMAKDMPMLALTLELLQSIPGIGLISAVTILAEIGDFSAFSKPGKLVAYFGIDPSVMQSGEFTGTQNKMSKRGSRLLRRVLFTIALANIRTKRDKTACNPVLMEYYKNKCQSKPKKVALGAVMRKLVNYIFAVLRDRKPYELRSPQEHAQMLAAKHTAA
- a CDS encoding cupin domain-containing protein; translated protein: MLDSRNFPACKTVAAALVTVEPGAMRKIHSHTNQDEFQYYIRDKYYKGRARMTEFMPDSKARTFNYSPGDVGYVPVGGFHYVQNIGDEPL
- a CDS encoding flavin reductase family protein, which encodes MEKISIGPENKLCPQTLFLYGTYKEDGTPNFGLFCWFSYCWSGELGVMACIAGEKLTKDRIRANKVFSANLVSESLLHLADYLGNTEGYNSGKMNIPIEVERGAVLNVPVLKNSPWVFELEVQQSVLLHDAEVFLCKIRNTLVAKELKDNSISVDERLRMAAPVMWVGEGQYYTLNYTALGKTGDWKDLG
- a CDS encoding methylated-DNA--[protein]-cysteine S-methyltransferase; protein product: MIYKYYYKTPDGFSDMLMTSDGEYLTGLWFDGSRGASKHISDCEEKLLPVFEDTIKWLDIYFSGKSPDFIPKYRIANLTDFRREVIDRMLEIPFGETRTYGEIAKVIAKKRGTAKMSSRAVGRAVGWNPICIIIPCHRVVGANSSLTGYGGGISNKVALLRHENNDMSKFTVPKK
- a CDS encoding MetQ/NlpA family ABC transporter substrate-binding protein is translated as MKKHNVILIILTLILALGLLAGCSKEGDSKKSTVSSDIPASDSNANPSPSQETITIKGIADLVPHSELIEYVAPRLKEQGIIVELVATAADNTTNEKLAKGEIDFNFFQHEPYLKEWNKVNGYNLVNAGDIHVEPITAYSDKYSSKEEIPDNAVVAIPNDGTNEYRALRILEENGFIKLNPQTANSLTASVSDIAEYLRPIRIVELDSAQIIPTKDDYDFFITNTNKALEAKITSARLFSEGSDSPYANIIAVREEDLNNPAIVALVKALQSEDVRQYITDTYNGAVIPAKLDN
- a CDS encoding methionine ABC transporter permease, with protein sequence MSLLDTPIWEVIKGSFAPDIWVRLVPAVGETLYMTVVSSIIMLVFGLLLGILLTVTNPDGLVPMKILYTGSGWLINALRSLPQMIMIILMIPVARLFFGKSYGTNACIISIAASCIPMYARIVENSLLEISKGKIEAAKSIGSTNFQIIFRILIPETLPSLIRGFTVAVIAVISMTALAGMFGAGGIGDIAVRFGYQRFQHDVLFASVYVLIALVQLVQWIGNFTSKQILKKRNLI